Proteins encoded within one genomic window of Alosa alosa isolate M-15738 ecotype Scorff River chromosome 24, AALO_Geno_1.1, whole genome shotgun sequence:
- the LOC125289600 gene encoding C-type lectin domain family 4 member M-like isoform X1 gives MAIDAVYSNVNLKAKKKSKSAFGGDDDSDDIDYTLIDFTNSGNKQRRPNAVDSEAVTYSAVKIPQPGVSKEPIHRDGAEGDDVIYYKITQPHRDGLSSQSSAQHNEPLPTQSGHTPAAFLAQSDPFPMTMMLRETQQRFFQRPTFLLFLCVLFFTLTVILGVLYLLEENAHAEALESLKVLNISHGKLSGEKVSLLRQIDELDEEKTSIQNQLNAVNKSWQFEMDTNRKLSLEKKTREWNLTSVTRDLEKEKQQNKQLTSDKETKEKKLSDLRTEKENAERLRDQYNTSLSDTQKRLDEQKISNAFLSHIKDSIEVELKKYRETFHKTRDDEQKKMLNSVLQALEMGCALGWKNLESGKCYFFSSESDTWYQSRDACQAKGGHLVVIDSEGEWELLMKKRPGVTKTSYWIGLTDAEEEATWCWVDNTVLGESYRHWMNKEPDNWTDKKKKPEGEDCARTNDMEGSWMDAFCDKKYHYICEATAAVKP, from the exons ATGGCCATCGACGCCGTGTACTCCAATGTGAACCTAAAGGCAAAGAAAAAGTCCAAGTCTGCATTTggtggag ACGATGACAGTGATGATATTGACTACACATTAATAGACTTCACCAACTCAGGGAACAAGCAGAGAAGGCCAAACG CTGTGGACAGTGAAGCTGTCACATACTCTGCAGTCAAAATCCCCCAACCAGGTGTCAGCAAAGAACCAATCCACAGAGATG GGGCAGAGGGTGATGATGTAATCTACTACAAGATCACCCAGCCACATAGAG ATGGTCTTTCTAGCCAGTCTTCAGCACAGCACAATGAACCGCTTCCAACACAAAGTGGACATACACCTGCGGCCTTCCTGGCCCAGAGTGACCCATTCCCCATGACAATGATGCTGAGGGAGACCCAGCAAAGGTTCTTTCAGAGACCCACATTTCTGCTGTTTCTATGCGTTCTCTTTTTCACACTGACGGTAATTCTGGGAGTGCTCT ATTTATTGGAGGAAAATGCCCATGCAg AGGCTCTCGAGAGTCTGAAGGTTCTCAACATCAGCCATGGAAAACTGTCTGGAGAGAAAGTATCCTTGCTGAGACAAATCGATG AGCTCGATGAAGAGAAGACATCCATTCAAAATCAACTGAATG CTGTAAACAAGAGTTGGCAATTTGAGATGGACACAAATAGAAAACTTTCTTtggaaaaaaagacaagagagTGGAATCTTACAA GTGTGACCAGGGATTTGGAAAAGgagaaacaacaaaacaaacagcttACAAGtgacaaagaaacaaaagaaaaaaaactctcaG ATTTGAGGACTGAAAAAGAGAAtgcagagagattgagagatcAATATAACACTTCACTCTCTG ATACACAGAAGAGACTTGATGAGCAGAAGATAAGCAATGCTTTTCTCTCCCACATCAAGGACAGTATTGAGGTAGAGCTGAAAA AATATCGAGAAACATTTCATAAAACCAGAGATGATGAACAAAAAAAGATGTTGAACAGCGTGCTACAAG CTTTAGAGATGGGCTGTGCCCTTGGATGGaaaaacttggaaagtggaaagTGCTACTTCTTCTCCTCTGAAAGTGATACGTGGTATCAGAGCAGAGATGCCTGCCAGGCCAAGGGGGGACATTTGGTTGTCATAGACTCAGAAGGGGAATGG GAATTACTTATGAAAAAGAGACCAGGAGTTACAAAGACCTCTTACTGGATCGGCCTAACTGATGCAGAGGAGGAGGCGACATGGTGCTGGGTGGACAACACAGTCCTTGGTGAAAG CTACAGACACTGGATGAACAAAGAGCCTGATAACTGGACAGACAAGAAGAAGAAACCAGAGGGAGAAGACTGTGCCAGAACAAATGACATGGAAGGAAGCTGGATGGATGCATTCTGTGACAAGAAGTATCATTATATTTGTGAAGCTACAGCTGCTGTGAAGCCATGA
- the LOC125289600 gene encoding C-type lectin domain family 4 member M-like isoform X2: protein MAIDAVYSNVNLKAKKKSKSAFGGDDDSDDIDYTLIDFTNSGNKQRRPNAVDSEAVTYSAVKIPQPGVSKEPIHRDGAEGDDVIYYKITQPHRDGLSSQSSAQHNEPLPTQSGHTPAAFLAQSDPFPMTMMLRETQQRFFQRPTFLLFLCVLFFTLTVILGVLYLLEENAHAEALESLKVLNISHGKLSGEKVSLLRQIDELDEEKTSIQNQLNAVNKSWQFEMDTNRKLSLEKKTREWNLTSVTRDLEKEKQQNKQLTSDKETKEKKLSDLRTEKENAERLRDQYNTSLSDTQKRLDEQKISNAFLSHIKDSIEVELKKYRETFHKTRDDEQKKMLNSVLQALEMGCALGWKNLESGKCYFFSSESDTWYQSRDACQAKGGHLVVIDSEGEWELLMKKRPGVTKTSYWIGLTDAEEEATWCWVDNTVLGERHWMNKEPDNWTDKKKKPEGEDCARTNDMEGSWMDAFCDKKYHYICEATAAVKP, encoded by the exons ATGGCCATCGACGCCGTGTACTCCAATGTGAACCTAAAGGCAAAGAAAAAGTCCAAGTCTGCATTTggtggag ACGATGACAGTGATGATATTGACTACACATTAATAGACTTCACCAACTCAGGGAACAAGCAGAGAAGGCCAAACG CTGTGGACAGTGAAGCTGTCACATACTCTGCAGTCAAAATCCCCCAACCAGGTGTCAGCAAAGAACCAATCCACAGAGATG GGGCAGAGGGTGATGATGTAATCTACTACAAGATCACCCAGCCACATAGAG ATGGTCTTTCTAGCCAGTCTTCAGCACAGCACAATGAACCGCTTCCAACACAAAGTGGACATACACCTGCGGCCTTCCTGGCCCAGAGTGACCCATTCCCCATGACAATGATGCTGAGGGAGACCCAGCAAAGGTTCTTTCAGAGACCCACATTTCTGCTGTTTCTATGCGTTCTCTTTTTCACACTGACGGTAATTCTGGGAGTGCTCT ATTTATTGGAGGAAAATGCCCATGCAg AGGCTCTCGAGAGTCTGAAGGTTCTCAACATCAGCCATGGAAAACTGTCTGGAGAGAAAGTATCCTTGCTGAGACAAATCGATG AGCTCGATGAAGAGAAGACATCCATTCAAAATCAACTGAATG CTGTAAACAAGAGTTGGCAATTTGAGATGGACACAAATAGAAAACTTTCTTtggaaaaaaagacaagagagTGGAATCTTACAA GTGTGACCAGGGATTTGGAAAAGgagaaacaacaaaacaaacagcttACAAGtgacaaagaaacaaaagaaaaaaaactctcaG ATTTGAGGACTGAAAAAGAGAAtgcagagagattgagagatcAATATAACACTTCACTCTCTG ATACACAGAAGAGACTTGATGAGCAGAAGATAAGCAATGCTTTTCTCTCCCACATCAAGGACAGTATTGAGGTAGAGCTGAAAA AATATCGAGAAACATTTCATAAAACCAGAGATGATGAACAAAAAAAGATGTTGAACAGCGTGCTACAAG CTTTAGAGATGGGCTGTGCCCTTGGATGGaaaaacttggaaagtggaaagTGCTACTTCTTCTCCTCTGAAAGTGATACGTGGTATCAGAGCAGAGATGCCTGCCAGGCCAAGGGGGGACATTTGGTTGTCATAGACTCAGAAGGGGAATGG GAATTACTTATGAAAAAGAGACCAGGAGTTACAAAGACCTCTTACTGGATCGGCCTAACTGATGCAGAGGAGGAGGCGACATGGTGCTGGGTGGACAACACAGTCCTTGGTGAAAG ACACTGGATGAACAAAGAGCCTGATAACTGGACAGACAAGAAGAAGAAACCAGAGGGAGAAGACTGTGCCAGAACAAATGACATGGAAGGAAGCTGGATGGATGCATTCTGTGACAAGAAGTATCATTATATTTGTGAAGCTACAGCTGCTGTGAAGCCATGA